The following is a genomic window from Stenotrophomonas maltophilia.
AGCGACTTGGACAGTTTGTGACCCGGCGCATCCAGCAGCAGCGGCAGATGCCAGTAGCGTGGCACGGCCAGGCCCAACGCCTGCTGCAGCAGGATCTGCCGCGCGGTGGAATCGAGCAGGTCGGCGCCGCGCACCACTTCGGTCACGCCCTGTGCGGCGTCATCGACCACCACCGCCAGCTGGTAGGCCCAGCAGCCATCGGCGCGGCGCAGCACGAAGTCGCCGACCTCGGCGTGTACATCCTGCTGTTGCGGCCCGCGCAGGCCATCGACGAAGTGCACGACGCTGCCGGACAGTACGCGAAAGCGGACGGCAGGATCCGGTCGCGGCTGCCGTGCGACGCAGCGGTGGTGGATGCCGCCACTGGCGGCCAGGTCGCTGCGGCTGCAGTGGCAGACGAAGGCGAGGTCGCTGGCCAGCAGCACGTCCAGGGCGGCCTGGTAGGCCAGGCCGCGGGTGCTCTGCCAGAGGATCGGGCCATCATGGGCCAGCCCGAACGCGACCAGCGCCTGCAGCTGCGACTCGGCCGCGCCGGGCACGGTGCGTGGCGGGTCGACATCCTCGATGCGCAGTCGCCACAGGCCGCCGTGATGGCGGGCCAGCAGCCAGCTGCCGAAGGCGGCGAGCAGGGAACCAGGGTGGAGCAGGCCGGTCGGCGAGGGCGCGAAGCGGCCGCAGGGAGTGGGGGAGGTCATGCTGGCTGAATCGTCGGTCAGGTTGGCGCTTGAATTCAAGCTGACTGCACCGCAAATTGGTCGATATCGACCCTTTTAGAGCCGGATTCTCCCATGTTTACCCGCATTGCCCTGTTCCTGGCCACCAACCTTGCGGTGCTGATTCTCGCCGGCATCGTGATGTCCATCCTGGGCGTGGACTCCCGTTCGATGAGCGGCCTGCTGGTCATGGCCGGCATCTTCGGCTTTGGTGGTTCCTTCATCTCGCTGCTGCTGTCCAAGTGGATGGCCAAGCGTTCCACCGGCGCGGTGGTGATCACCGAGCCGCGCAACCAGACCGAGCGCTGGCTGCTGGCCACCGTCGAGCGCCAGGCCAAGGCGGCCGGCATCGGCATGCCGGAAGTGGCGGTGTATGAAGGCCCGGAGATCAATGCCTTTGCCACCGGCGCCAACCGCAACAACGCGCTGGTGGCGGTGTCCACCGGCCTGCTGCACAACATGAGCGAAGACGAAGCCGAAGCGGTGTTGGGCCACGAGATCGCTCACGTCGCCAACGGTGACATGATCACCATGGCACTGCTGCAGGGCGTGCTGAACACCTTCGTGATCGTACTGGCCCGCGTGGTCGGCGGCATCATCGACAGCGCGCTGTCGGGCAACCGCGAAGGCGGTGGCCGTGGCTTTGCCTACTTCATCATCGTGTTCGTGCTGGAGATGGTGTTCGGCCTGTTCGCCACGATGATCTCGATGTGGTTCTCGCGCCACCGCGAGTTCCGCGCCGATGCCGGTGGTGCCTCGCTGGCCGGCCGCCAGAAGATGATCGCCGCGCTGGAGCGCCTGCAGCTGAACCACGGCCAGAGCACCCTGCCGACGCAGATCGCCGCGTTCGGTATTGCCGGCTCGACCGCGAAGAAGCTGTTCATGAGCCATCCGCCGCTGGAAGAGCGCATCGCTGCGCTGCGTGCTTCGACGGTGGCGTAAGCCTCGGCTTTCAAGGTAGTGCAGGAACGCCCGGCCCCGCGCCGGGCGTTTTTGTTTGCGTGCGCATGCATTGGCGCGCCAGGCGATGCCTGGGGATCGTTTCCGCGAGCGCGGAGGGGTGTCACTTTCTTTGCGCGCAAAGAAAGTAACCAAAGAAACGCTCCGCCGTCCGCGAGCCGACGTGCTGCGCACGCCGGTGCCCTGAGCTTCTCGGCGAATCAGGGGACGGCGCCGAACTCGCTGCGCTCAGACACCGGCGCCTCTTCGCCCCTGATTCCCCTGCGATGCTCGGCTCGCTCAAGGCGGACTGAAAGGTCAAGATCAAGGGCAACAGCATCCACGCGTGGCGTGGATCTAACGGGTGCCGCTGTGGCATTTGACCTTGGGTCCGCCTTGAGCGCAGGGCACCGATGCGCAGCATCGGCTCGCGCCCTGGCGGCGTGTTTCTTTGGTTACTTTCTCTGCACGAGCAAAGAAAGTGACAAGCACGATCATCGCGGATACGAAAACGGCACCTTCGCAGGTGCCATTCCCGTGAACCGCTTTACGCGGAAGCTCAGAACTTCGCGTCGAACTCGGCGGCGTAACCGGTGTTCACCAGCACCTTCTGCAGCGACTCGGCCACCTTCAGGTTGCCGGCCACGATCTGGTGGGTCTCCGGACCGCGGTTGTCCATGCGGCCCAGGGTGGCGCCCTTGAAATCGCAGACCTTGCCGCCGGCTTCGCGCACCAGCAGCAGGCCGGCAGCGATGTCCCATGCCTTCACGCCGGCTTCGAAGTAGGCGTCAGCGCGGCCACAGGCCACGTAGGCCAGGTCCAGTGCGGCCGAACCGGTGCGGCGGATGTCTTCGCCGTGCACCAGCAGGGCGTCGACCGCCTTCAGCTGGGCGCTGGCACGGTTGCGCTCGCGCGGGGCGAAGCCGGTGTGGATCATGGTGCCGTCCAGGTCCTTGCGGTCGGCCACGCGGATGCGGCGGTCGTTCAGCACCGCGCCGGCACCGCGGCTGGCGGTGAACAGTTCATTGCGCAGCGGGTCGAAGATCACCGCATCGGTCGGCTCGCCGTTCTCCACCAGCGCGATCGACACGCAGTAGTGCGGCACGCCGCGCAGGTAGTTGCTGGTGCCATCCAGCGGGTCGATGACCCACATCTGGCGACGCTCGCCCTGCACGCCGCCTTCTTCACCGAAGATGCCGTAGTCCGGGTAGGCGCGCTTGAGTTCCTTGACGATGACCTTTTCCGCATCCGCATCCACTTCGCTGGCGTAGTCCATCCGGCCCTTCTGCACCACATTGAGCGCCTCGAGCTTGTTGATGTTGCGCAACAGGACGTTGCCGGCGAGGCGGGCGGCCTTGACCATGACGGTGACGGCGGGTTTCTGCATGGCGTGGGCTCCCGGAAAGGCAGAAGAGATGGACTGGCGGGGGAAAAGAGCGGGTCCGGCGCAGTGGCCGGCCGCAC
Proteins encoded in this region:
- the htpX gene encoding protease HtpX: MFTRIALFLATNLAVLILAGIVMSILGVDSRSMSGLLVMAGIFGFGGSFISLLLSKWMAKRSTGAVVITEPRNQTERWLLATVERQAKAAGIGMPEVAVYEGPEINAFATGANRNNALVAVSTGLLHNMSEDEAEAVLGHEIAHVANGDMITMALLQGVLNTFVIVLARVVGGIIDSALSGNREGGGRGFAYFIIVFVLEMVFGLFATMISMWFSRHREFRADAGGASLAGRQKMIAALERLQLNHGQSTLPTQIAAFGIAGSTAKKLFMSHPPLEERIAALRASTVA
- a CDS encoding inositol monophosphatase family protein, encoding MQKPAVTVMVKAARLAGNVLLRNINKLEALNVVQKGRMDYASEVDADAEKVIVKELKRAYPDYGIFGEEGGVQGERRQMWVIDPLDGTSNYLRGVPHYCVSIALVENGEPTDAVIFDPLRNELFTASRGAGAVLNDRRIRVADRKDLDGTMIHTGFAPRERNRASAQLKAVDALLVHGEDIRRTGSAALDLAYVACGRADAYFEAGVKAWDIAAGLLLVREAGGKVCDFKGATLGRMDNRGPETHQIVAGNLKVAESLQKVLVNTGYAAEFDAKF
- the gluQRS gene encoding tRNA glutamyl-Q(34) synthetase GluQRS, translating into MTSPTPCGRFAPSPTGLLHPGSLLAAFGSWLLARHHGGLWRLRIEDVDPPRTVPGAAESQLQALVAFGLAHDGPILWQSTRGLAYQAALDVLLASDLAFVCHCSRSDLAASGGIHHRCVARQPRPDPAVRFRVLSGSVVHFVDGLRGPQQQDVHAEVGDFVLRRADGCWAYQLAVVVDDAAQGVTEVVRGADLLDSTARQILLQQALGLAVPRYWHLPLLLDAPGHKLSKSLAALPVDTRRPLPVLRQLWQLLGQAPAALDAAQDLDALLARAQQAFDPARLPRADILLPPGALSAPMLQNPPSPT